ATCCCCAGCTCATGGCCTACCTGCTGGACCCGGCAAACACCACCATGAGCGCGGTGTGCGCCCGGTACCTGCACCTGCCCTGGCCGGACGACGCCGCTGGCCGCGCGGCCCTGAGTGCCCGCCTCCTGGACGAACTGCCTGCCCAGCTGGACGAGGCCCGGCGCAGGCTGTATGAGGACATGGAGCGGCCCCTCTCGGCGGTGCTGGCCCGCATGGAAGTGCGCGGGGTGCGGCTGGACAGCGAGTATCTGCGCGGGCTGTCGGCGGCGACCGCCGCGCGGCTCTCGGCGCTGGAGGCCCAGATTCATTCCCTGGCCGGGCGTGAATTCCAGATTCGCAGCCGCGATCAGCTCGAAGCGGTGCTGTACGACGAACTGGGGCTGGCCAGCGGCAAGAAAACCAAGCTGACCGGCAAGCGCTCCACGGCGGTGGCGGCCTTGGAACCCCTGCGCGATGAGCACCCCATCATTCCGGCGCTGCTGGAATACCGCGAACTGGAAAAGCTGCGCGGCACGTACCTGGACCCGCTGCCCAATCTGGTTAACCCGCGCACCGGGCGCCTGCACACCACCTTCGCGCAGGGGGCCGTGGCCACCGGGCGCCTGAGCAGCCTGAACCCCAACCTGCAGAACATTCCCATCCGCAGCGACCTGGGCCGCGAGGTGCGCAAGGGCTTTATTGCCGACCCCGGCTTCTGCCTGATCAGCGCGGATTACTCGCAGATTGAGCTGCGCCTGCTGGCCCACATTGCCGACGATCCCCTGATGCAGCAGGCATTCCGGGAAGGCGCCGACATTCACCGCCGCACCGCCGCGCAGGTGCTGGGGCTGGACGAGGCCACCGTGACCCCCAACCAGCGCCGCGCCGCCAAGACCGTGAACTTTGGCGTGCTGTACGGCATGAGTGCCCACCGCCTGAGCAACGACCTGGGCATTTCGTACACCGAGGCCGCCGGGTTCATTGACACCTATTTCGCCACCTACCCGGGCATTCGCGGCTACATTGACCGCACGCTGGACTTTGGGCGCCAGCAGGGCTATGTAGAAACCCTGTACGGCCGGCGCCGCTACGTGCCTGAACTGGTGGCCACCAACCGCACGCTGCGCGAGGCGGGCGAGCGGCTGGCCTACAACATGCCCATTCAGGGCACAGCCGCTGACATCATCAAGCTGGCCATGATTCAGCTGGACCGTGAACTGCAGGGCACGGGCGCCCGGTTGCTGCTGCAGGTCCACGACGAACTGCTGCTGGAAGCCCCCCAGGACCGCGCCGAGGAGGTGGCGGCCCTGGTGAGGCAGGTCATGGAGGGCGCCGCCCAGCTCAGCGTGCCGCTGGCCGTGGAAGTGGGCACGGGCCCCAACTGGTACGACACGAAGTAGAGGGGGTCAGGAGAGCGGGGCGCGAGGTCTGGGCACCTCGCGCCCCGCTCTGCATCTCGCACAGTGTTGTTCTGCCCAGACTCAGGGATTGGGGCGCTGCAAAAATGCTTTCACCGCACCCAGGCTGCCCGTGTTCAGCAGCAACTCGCCGCTGGGGCGGTGCAGCAGGGCCGGGGTCCGCGCCAGCCTGCAGGTCTGGGCCAGCGCCTCAAAGGCCTCAGGCCGTTCCTGCCGGTGCAGCACCTCTATCTGGCCGTCAAAGGCGCCGCGCAGGGGCAGGGCCAGCAGGCGGGCCAGCACCTCGCAGGCCGGGCACTGCGCCTGCGTGAACAGCACGAAGGGGCGCTCAGCGGCCATGTGCCGCCTCTTCAGGCCACAGTTCTGCAAAATCGGCGTCGGTCAGGGGTTCGGTGCGCAGCTTGGCGTAGCTGCTGCCCTTGGCACTGAAAAAGTCGTGGGTGGTGCCGCGCGAGCGGATGCCGTTCAGCACCACCGGGTTCACGTCCTCGTCGTCAAACAGGCGCGGCAGGTTCAGGTTGTCGGCCAGCACGTTGAAGTTAAAGCGCACAAAGCGCGCCGCGTCCTCGGTCAGGCCCAGGCGGTCGTACAGCATGTGGGTGTAGGCCAGTTCATTGCCGTACAGCCGCCACACCACTGCCTCGTACCACGCGGCGGCGTCCGCCTGCTCTGGCCCGCTCAGGGCCGCAAAGCGCTCCTGGGCCAGCAGCGCCACATACACCCCGTGCACCGCCTCATCCAGAATGATCAGGTTGAAAATCTCGCCCGCCGCCACCATGCGGCCCTGCCCAGCCAGCAGCAGCGGATAGTAGAACCCGCTGTAGAACAGGGCCGTTTCCAGCAGGCACGACGCCGCCATCTTGCGCCACAGGCCAAAGTCAGAGCGGTCGGGGTCGTGAAAGACCTCCTGCAGGAAGGCAATTTTGTGCTGCAGCTGGGGCTGCTGGGTCACCCACTCGAACAGGGCGCGTTCCTGGGTGGTGGTCAGGAAGGTCTTGTTCATCAGGCTGTAGGAGCGGGCGTGGATGTCTTCCATCATGCCCTGGAACTGCAGCGTGGCCTTGCGGATGTGGCCGTCCACCAGCGCGCGCAGGGCAGGCATGCCCACCTCGCCCTGCAGGGTGTCCAGCGCATTGAGCCCCGCCGAGGCGTGCATGTAGGTCCAGCGCTCGTTCTCGCTCAGGCCCTGCCAGGACAGCGCGTCGTTGGACAGCGGAATCTCATCGGGAAACCACAGCTGCGAGGTGTATTTCTCGTAAAAGGAGACCGAGAAGTGGTCTTCCGGCTCACTCCAGTTCGTGGCGGTAAAAGGGGGAGTCATAGAAACCTCGGGCGAGGGGAGTAGGGAAGAGGGGCGGTCCGCTGGCTCATGGCCCAGCGCCTGCCTCACACCGCGCAGCCGGCGCAGTCCTCGATGCTGACCTTTTTCAGCCGCGTGTAGTACAGCGTTTTCAGGCCGCGCGCATAGGCGTACAGGTAGTAGCGCTGCAGGGTGCGGGTGCTGGCCGTGCTGGGCACGAACAGCGTGCAGGAAATGCCCTGGTCCACGTGCTTTTGTGCGGTGGCCACCGTGTCGATCACCCGGCGCTGGTCCATGTCGTAGGCTTCCTCGTAAAACCACTCCGTCAGCTCGTTCAGGTGGGGCATGGGGTAGACCGTGCGCGCCTTGTTGCTGGTGCGGGTTTCCACCCGCTCCGTCACCGGCATGAGGCTGGCCGAGGCGTGCGAGACGTAGCTGATGGACCCCGTGGGCGCAACCGCCATCACGAAGGAGTGGGCCAGTCCATGCTGCTGGATGTCGGCCACCAGTCGCTGCCAGTCCTCGCGGCGGGGCAGCGTGTGGCCCGCGAACAGGGCCTGAACCTCGGGCGTGCGGGGCAGGAAATCCTGCTGCAGGTACTGAGCGAAATGCTCGCCGCTCTGGTAGCGGCTGCCTTCAAAGCCCCGGAACACGAAGCCGGTGTCCCGCGCAATCTCCATGCTGGTCCGGCGGGCGTGGTAATGCACGGCGGCAAAATAAACATCCACAACTTCCAGCGCCTCGGGGCTGCCGTACACCAGTTCATTCTTCGCCAGAAAGGAATGCAGGCCCATGGCCCCCAGGCCCACCGAGCGCATGTCCTCGTTGGCGCGTTTCACGGCCGGCACCTCGGCAATGGCCGTGGCGCGCGCCACGTTGTCCAGCATGCGAATGGCGGCCCGCACCACCCGCCCCAGGTCGCCGCTCGCCAGACTCTGCTCGATCACCAGCGAGGCGAGGTTGCAGCTCACGTCCAGCCCCACCTGATCGCGGTGTTCCTGGCCGTAGGGGTAAAACGTGCTGGGCAGGGTAGGCTGCAGGATCTCAGAGCAGAGGTTGCTCATCTTGATGGTGCCCACATTGGGAATGGGGTTGGCGCGGTTGGCGTGGCCCTCGAACAGCAGGTAGGGATAGCCGCTCTCGCCCTGCGTGACCGCGATCTCTTCCAGCACCCGCCGCGCCGAGACGAGCTTTTTGCGAATGCGGGGATTGGCCGCCAGGGTGTCATATTCACGGGTCCAGTCAATGGCGGTGAACTCGCGCCCGGTTTCCAGGAACAGCGAATGCGGGTAGAACTGGTACACGTCCTGGCCCGCGCGGGCCCTGGCCATAAAGACATCGGGAATGGTGGCGCCCACCGAGAGGGTTTTCAGGCGCGCGTCCTCGTCGGTGGCAATCTTCTTGGCGCCCAGCACGTCCAGAAAGTCGGCGTGCATGACCGACAGGTAGATGGCCCCGGCCCCAGGGCGCTGCCCGGCCTGATCGGCGTAGCGCAGCATGTGGTCCAGCATCTTGGCCACACCCAGCACGCCCTTGGTGACGTTCTGAAGGCCGCGAAGCGACTCGCCCCGGGCGCGCAGGTTGCTGAGTTCCACCCCGATGCCGCCGCCCCCCTTGGACAGTTCGGCCACAAAGGCCAGGGTCCTGGTGATCGACTCCAGGTTGTCGGTGCAGTCCTGCAGCAGAAAGCAGCTCACCAGCCGCCCCGTGTTCGCCTTGCCGGAGTTCATCAGGGTGGGCGTGGCCGGGGTAAAGGTCTGCGTGACCAGATGCTCCACCAGTTCCAGCGCCCCGGCGGCGGTGTCGCTGCGGGCCAGGGCCGTCACGCTCAGGCGATCCTCGTAGCGCTCCAGCCACTGGCAGCGGTCGGGGGTCATGGTGGCGTATTCGGAATAGAACTTGTGGGCGCCCATGAAGGACTGAAAGCGGAAGCCCAGGGCCTCGGCCCGCTCAAACACCGCCCGGATTTCCTGCGGGGTATAGCGCGCAAAGACCCCGGCATCCCACACGCCACGCGCCACCAGGGCTTCAATTCGGGCCTCCAGACTGGGAAAAGCCACCAGACTGGGCCGCACCTTCTGCGACAGGTAGCTCTCCAGCGCGGCCTGATCGAAGCTCGTGTCCACGGCCGCGCCCGAGAGCACGCGGTTGTTCAGTTCAATCCAGGGGTCCACGGTCGGCTCCTTTCGGGGGAATGGGGGTGGGGGACCGTGGGCACCACCTGGGCGCGCACCCACGCGGCCACCTGTGCCCGGTCGGCGGTGGTCCCCGCCTTGTTGATGCGGGCCACCAGGGGCACGCGGAACTGCGCAGCAATCACGCTGCCGGCGCGCGCAAAATGATCGCCCCAGTGGTAGCTGCCGCTGGCCACCACGCCGCGCAGGCCAGCGCCGTGCAGCGCCAGGAACGCCTGGGTGCTGGCGGGCACCTGACCCTGCCCGAAGGTATAGGTGAGCAGCAGGTAGGGGGCAGCTGGCGCGCCCTGACGGACCTCGTGCAGGTCCAGGCCGCCCGCCTCCTGGGCCAGGGCCTGAGCAAAGCGCCGCACGTTGCCGGTCAGGGAATCAACGACCAGCAGCATGGTCCCCTGCGGGGCGGTCCAGAGGGGGCACCGCCACAGGTTGCCCCTGGCTGTCCAGGGCCACCAGCGTGAAGGTGCCGGTGCAGGACAGTTCGCGCTCATCGCTGTCCATGGGCTCGCGGAACAGCTCCACCAGCACGGTCATGCTGGTGCGGCCGGTGCGAAGAACGCGGGCCACCAGTTCCACCAGCGACCCCTGCGGAATGGGACGGCGGAATTCCATGGCGTCCAGGTGGCGGGTGACCACCTTGCGGCGGCAGTAGCGGGTGGCAGCAATAAAGGCGGCTGAATCCATCAGTGACAGGGCTTCGCCGCCGAACAGGGTGCCGTGGTGGTTGGTGTGCCCCGGAAACACCGCGTGTGTGATGCGGGTTTCGCCAGTCAAGGGCCGGGGGCGGGGCGGGGCCGGCAGGGAAGCGCGTGAATCGGACAAAAGGACCTCGGCGGGCCGGCCCTGTGGCAAACGGCCCGCAGAACAGCGCCGGCAGGCGGTGGCCGGGCTGAGGAAGGAGACGACCGGGGCAGGGCGCCGCCCGTCTGTGCAAAAAAAGAGGTGGCCCTGTGGGCCCACGGTCCCCTGGTTTTAACCTGTCACGAAACCAACCACCTTCACTCCTGGCGCGGGAGTTGAACAAGGATGAAACTCCGCGAGGCGAGCGTTCGGACTGAAACCGTGGCGCGACCGTGCCGGACTGAAGCCCCTGTGGGGCGTGACCGGACTTCCCTCTGTTCCTGCGGAGCGTTGCCGGGCGGCAACAACCGCGCCGAGTCTACAGGTTGTACCCAGGACCGTCAAACCGGCCACCCAGATACAAGATCTTGAAGGCAAAAAGAACGCAGCCTCTGGGCGAGCGCTGCATTCTGGTTTCCCTGCGATTCCGTGCCCCGGCCATGTTCGGCTGTTACTTCCTC
The window above is part of the Deinococcus arcticus genome. Proteins encoded here:
- a CDS encoding thioredoxin → MAAERPFVLFTQAQCPACEVLARLLALPLRGAFDGQIEVLHRQERPEAFEALAQTCRLARTPALLHRPSGELLLNTGSLGAVKAFLQRPNP
- a CDS encoding ribonucleotide-diphosphate reductase subunit beta translates to MTPPFTATNWSEPEDHFSVSFYEKYTSQLWFPDEIPLSNDALSWQGLSENERWTYMHASAGLNALDTLQGEVGMPALRALVDGHIRKATLQFQGMMEDIHARSYSLMNKTFLTTTQERALFEWVTQQPQLQHKIAFLQEVFHDPDRSDFGLWRKMAASCLLETALFYSGFYYPLLLAGQGRMVAAGEIFNLIILDEAVHGVYVALLAQERFAALSGPEQADAAAWYEAVVWRLYGNELAYTHMLYDRLGLTEDAARFVRFNFNVLADNLNLPRLFDDEDVNPVVLNGIRSRGTTHDFFSAKGSSYAKLRTEPLTDADFAELWPEEAAHGR
- the nrdE gene encoding class 1b ribonucleoside-diphosphate reductase subunit alpha, with the protein product MDPWIELNNRVLSGAAVDTSFDQAALESYLSQKVRPSLVAFPSLEARIEALVARGVWDAGVFARYTPQEIRAVFERAEALGFRFQSFMGAHKFYSEYATMTPDRCQWLERYEDRLSVTALARSDTAAGALELVEHLVTQTFTPATPTLMNSGKANTGRLVSCFLLQDCTDNLESITRTLAFVAELSKGGGGIGVELSNLRARGESLRGLQNVTKGVLGVAKMLDHMLRYADQAGQRPGAGAIYLSVMHADFLDVLGAKKIATDEDARLKTLSVGATIPDVFMARARAGQDVYQFYPHSLFLETGREFTAIDWTREYDTLAANPRIRKKLVSARRVLEEIAVTQGESGYPYLLFEGHANRANPIPNVGTIKMSNLCSEILQPTLPSTFYPYGQEHRDQVGLDVSCNLASLVIEQSLASGDLGRVVRAAIRMLDNVARATAIAEVPAVKRANEDMRSVGLGAMGLHSFLAKNELVYGSPEALEVVDVYFAAVHYHARRTSMEIARDTGFVFRGFEGSRYQSGEHFAQYLQQDFLPRTPEVQALFAGHTLPRREDWQRLVADIQQHGLAHSFVMAVAPTGSISYVSHASASLMPVTERVETRTSNKARTVYPMPHLNELTEWFYEEAYDMDQRRVIDTVATAQKHVDQGISCTLFVPSTASTRTLQRYYLYAYARGLKTLYYTRLKKVSIEDCAGCAV
- the nrdI gene encoding class Ib ribonucleoside-diphosphate reductase assembly flavoprotein NrdI; protein product: MLLVVDSLTGNVRRFAQALAQEAGGLDLHEVRQGAPAAPYLLLTYTFGQGQVPASTQAFLALHGAGLRGVVASGSYHWGDHFARAGSVIAAQFRVPLVARINKAGTTADRAQVAAWVRAQVVPTVPHPHSPERSRPWTPGLN
- a CDS encoding acyl-CoA thioesterase → MSDSRASLPAPPRPRPLTGETRITHAVFPGHTNHHGTLFGGEALSLMDSAAFIAATRYCRRKVVTRHLDAMEFRRPIPQGSLVELVARVLRTGRTSMTVLVELFREPMDSDERELSCTGTFTLVALDSQGQPVAVPPLDRPAGDHAAGR